The following are encoded together in the Marmota flaviventris isolate mMarFla1 chromosome 18, mMarFla1.hap1, whole genome shotgun sequence genome:
- the Ciao2b gene encoding cytosolic iron-sulfur assembly component 2B, protein MVGGGSGVGGGLLENANPLIYERSGERPVTAGEEDEQVPDSIDAREIFDLIRSINDPEHPLTLEELNVVEQVRVQVSDPESTVAVAFTPTIPHCSMATLIGLSIKVKLLRSLPQRFKMDVHITPGTHASEHAVNKQLADKERVAAALENTHLLEVVNQCLSARS, encoded by the exons ATGGTGGGCGGCGGCAGTGGAGTGGGCGGTGGCCTCCTGGAAAACGCTAACCCCCTCATCTATGAGCGCTCTGGGGAGCGGCCGGTGACGGCGGGCGAGGAAGACGAGCAGGTTCCCGACAGCATCGACGCGCGGGAGATCTTTGAT CTTATTCGCTCCATCAATGACCCGGAGCATCCACTGACACTAGAGGAATTGAACGTAGTAGAGCAAGTTCGGGTTCAG GTTAGCGACCCCGAGAGCACAGTGGCAGTGGCCTTCACGCCCACCATTCCACACTGCAGCATGGCCACCCTGATTGGCTTGTCCATCAAAGTCAAGCTTCTGCGCTCACTTCCCCAGCGTTTCAAG ATGGATGTGCACATCACACCAGGGACCCATGCCTCGGAGCATGCAG TGAACAAACAGCTTGCAGATAAGGAGCGAGTTGCAGCTGCCCTAGAGAACACTCACCTGCTGGAGGTTGTGAATCAGTGCCTGTCAGCCCGCTCCTGA